A portion of the Pseudobacteriovorax antillogorgiicola genome contains these proteins:
- a CDS encoding ABC transporter ATP-binding protein yields MSETLLEVKNLSMHFPIMGGVFRRPVGKVHAVNDVSFELHAGETFGVVGESGCGKSTLGRTIVRLYEPTQGSVNFRGDDIAHLKGDGLMRLRREIQMIFQDPYASLNPRMTIRDILEEPFILHGMGGSAEERLAKVKELVKVVGLRVSDINKFPHEFSGGQRQRIGIARALTLNPSIIVCDEAVSALDVSIQSQVLNLLIELQKTLNLTYVFISHDLTVVKYISDRVAVMYLGRIVELASSDDIYDNAMHPYTKALLSSVPVPDPDRIQHSEILEGEVPSPTNPPSGCPFHTRCKYVTDRCINELPRLTKVAGNDDHQVACHFAEKIKEEADQG; encoded by the coding sequence GTGAGTGAAACTCTATTAGAAGTAAAAAACTTGAGTATGCACTTTCCAATTATGGGAGGCGTGTTTCGGCGGCCCGTTGGCAAGGTGCATGCAGTGAACGATGTCTCGTTTGAATTGCACGCCGGTGAAACCTTTGGTGTGGTGGGCGAGTCAGGTTGTGGTAAATCGACTCTCGGGCGTACCATCGTCAGACTATACGAACCAACCCAAGGGTCCGTGAACTTTCGCGGTGATGATATCGCACATCTCAAAGGCGATGGTCTGATGCGACTCCGTCGCGAGATTCAAATGATTTTTCAAGACCCCTACGCTTCGCTCAACCCCCGTATGACAATTCGTGATATTCTTGAAGAACCGTTTATCCTCCATGGAATGGGTGGAAGCGCCGAAGAGCGTTTGGCGAAAGTCAAAGAGCTGGTGAAGGTTGTTGGTCTTCGCGTATCAGACATCAATAAGTTTCCGCACGAATTCAGCGGCGGTCAGCGACAGCGGATCGGTATTGCCAGGGCCTTGACATTAAACCCGAGCATTATTGTTTGTGATGAAGCTGTTTCCGCCCTTGATGTATCGATTCAATCTCAGGTTCTCAATCTCTTGATTGAGCTACAAAAAACTCTGAACCTGACTTATGTTTTCATCTCGCACGATCTAACCGTAGTGAAGTATATTTCCGACCGAGTCGCGGTGATGTATCTGGGGCGTATCGTCGAACTAGCTAGTTCCGACGATATCTATGACAATGCCATGCACCCCTATACGAAGGCTCTGTTATCATCAGTCCCTGTTCCTGATCCAGATCGCATTCAACACTCTGAGATCTTGGAAGGGGAGGTGCCAAGTCCTACAAACCCGCCTTCTGGTTGTCCTTTTCATACCAGATGTAAATACGTTACGGATCGATGTATCAACGAATTACCTAGACTCACAAAAGTAGCAGGTAACGACGACCATCAAGTGGCTTGTCATTTTGCTGAAAAAATTAAAGAGGAGGCAGACCAAGGATGA